A window from Pokkaliibacter sp. MBI-7 encodes these proteins:
- the rluD gene encoding 23S rRNA pseudouridine(1911/1915/1917) synthase RluD, whose product MSETIKHRLQVPMDKGGMRLDQVAAELFSDYSRARLQTWIKEEALKVDGRACKPREKLLGGEWLELEAELEAQERWLPEAIDLPIVYEDEHILILNKPAGLVVHPAAGHSEGTLLNALLHHAPELNVVPRAGIVHRLDKDTTGLMVVAKTIQAQTDLVEQLQERSMGREYEAVVQGVMTGGGTVDEHMGRHSRHRQKMAVVAEGSGKNAVTHYRVLEKFRAHTHIRCKLETGRTHQIRVHMAHIHYPLVGDPLYGGRNRLPKGCTPDLQDALRMFQRQALHAKRLELSHPATGEWMEWEVELPEDLKALLAALDEDRQGYDDYL is encoded by the coding sequence ATGAGTGAAACCATTAAGCATCGACTGCAAGTCCCTATGGACAAAGGCGGGATGCGTCTTGATCAGGTCGCTGCCGAATTGTTTTCGGATTATTCCCGCGCCCGTTTGCAAACCTGGATCAAAGAAGAAGCATTAAAGGTAGACGGACGTGCCTGCAAACCCCGAGAAAAGTTGCTCGGTGGCGAATGGCTTGAGCTTGAAGCTGAGCTGGAGGCACAGGAGCGCTGGCTACCGGAGGCAATTGATCTGCCGATTGTCTACGAAGATGAGCACATCCTGATTCTGAACAAACCAGCAGGTCTGGTTGTTCACCCAGCAGCAGGGCATAGCGAAGGAACGCTGCTTAACGCACTGCTGCATCATGCTCCTGAGCTGAATGTAGTGCCCCGTGCCGGTATTGTGCATCGACTGGACAAAGATACGACCGGGCTGATGGTTGTAGCCAAGACCATTCAGGCGCAGACCGACCTGGTTGAGCAGCTGCAGGAACGCTCCATGGGGCGTGAATACGAAGCGGTGGTGCAGGGTGTGATGACCGGCGGTGGTACGGTTGATGAGCATATGGGGCGTCATAGTCGTCACCGGCAAAAGATGGCTGTCGTCGCGGAAGGCAGCGGTAAGAATGCGGTAACTCATTACCGCGTGCTGGAGAAGTTCCGCGCCCACACCCACATTCGTTGCAAGCTGGAAACCGGTCGTACCCATCAGATACGTGTCCATATGGCACATATCCACTACCCTCTGGTAGGTGATCCACTGTACGGTGGCCGTAACCGTTTACCCAAGGGCTGTACGCCTGATTTGCAGGATGCTCTGCGTATGTTTCAGCGGCAGGCTTTGCATGCCAAGCGTCTTGAACTCTCACACCCAGCAACCGGAGAGTGGATGGAGTGGGAAGTGGAACTACCTGAAGATCTCAAGGCGCTGCTAGCTGCGCTGGATGAGGACCGTCAGGGTTATGACGATTATCTTTAA
- a CDS encoding outer membrane protein assembly factor BamD, whose protein sequence is MRQGKLLLASLLAVTLAGCSSLKPKEPDYPEQVMYEKATQSLDDALWDQATDWYEKLEARYPFGRYSEQAQLELMYAYYRSGKTAQVQASADRFIRVYPNSEYVDYAYYLRGLTAFEEDQSLIDRFLPTDETERDPGAAKDSYNDFATLVRLYPNSPYASDARNRMVYLRNRLARYEIHVAQYYLKRGAYLAAANRGNYVVENFQETPAVPDGLAIMIVAYKALNEPKLAQSTQEVLDLNYPGYDKDVLKQESVFDRYTMGVFQSSDTKLPVPTLVKSNTEAPAQPAVQQPAEPEEQQPAADDDGNNRSLFHKLTGGLFE, encoded by the coding sequence ATGCGACAAGGTAAACTCCTGCTGGCTTCACTGTTGGCTGTCACCCTGGCGGGCTGTTCTTCTTTAAAGCCGAAAGAGCCCGACTATCCAGAACAGGTCATGTACGAGAAGGCCACTCAATCACTGGACGATGCGCTCTGGGACCAAGCTACAGACTGGTATGAAAAGCTGGAGGCCCGCTATCCGTTCGGTCGTTACTCCGAACAGGCTCAGCTTGAGTTGATGTATGCCTACTACCGCTCAGGCAAGACTGCACAAGTACAGGCTTCAGCAGATCGTTTTATCCGCGTCTATCCCAATAGTGAGTATGTGGATTACGCCTACTACCTCCGCGGCCTGACCGCGTTCGAAGAAGATCAGAGCCTGATCGACCGCTTCCTGCCTACTGATGAAACTGAACGTGACCCCGGTGCAGCGAAAGACTCTTACAACGACTTCGCCACACTGGTACGGCTCTATCCCAACAGCCCCTACGCGTCAGATGCACGTAACCGCATGGTTTACCTGCGTAACCGTCTGGCTCGCTATGAGATTCACGTAGCCCAGTATTACCTGAAGCGTGGTGCGTATCTGGCAGCGGCCAATCGCGGTAACTACGTGGTGGAAAACTTTCAGGAAACACCCGCCGTACCCGATGGTCTGGCAATTATGATTGTGGCTTACAAGGCGCTTAATGAGCCCAAGCTGGCCCAGTCTACGCAAGAAGTACTGGATCTGAACTATCCCGGTTATGACAAAGATGTGCTGAAGCAGGAAAGCGTCTTCGACCGTTACACCATGGGTGTATTCCAGTCTTCAGACACCAAGCTGCCTGTACCCACGCTGGTGAAATCAAACACTGAGGCACCGGCCCAGCCTGCAGTTCAGCAACCCGCAGAACCTGAAGAGCAGCAACCTGCCGCAGACGATGATGGCAATAATCGCAGTTTGTTTCACAAGCTGACGGGCGGACTGTTCGAGTAA
- the pgeF gene encoding peptidoglycan editing factor PgeF: protein MSYVYPDWPAPGNVKALCTTRLGGHSQGAFDSFNLGDHVGDDPQAVHANRLQLQAELNLQQPPAWLVQVHGTDVACPGEADDYQADASVTRHRGQALAIMTADCLPVLFCDDKGLVVAGAHAGWRGLCAGILEATIQAMAVAPVSLMAWLGPAIGPAAFEVGDEVREAFIAQQRDAAAAFVPGELPGKWLADIYQLARLRLRLAGIERIYGGEYCTVSQPELFYSYRRDRQTGRMASLIWLD, encoded by the coding sequence TTGTCATATGTTTATCCAGACTGGCCTGCTCCAGGCAATGTTAAAGCGCTGTGTACCACTCGCCTGGGAGGGCATAGCCAGGGTGCCTTCGACAGCTTCAATCTTGGTGACCATGTGGGGGATGATCCCCAGGCCGTGCATGCCAATCGTCTTCAGTTGCAGGCAGAGTTGAATCTGCAGCAGCCTCCAGCCTGGTTGGTACAGGTGCACGGTACGGATGTGGCATGTCCTGGCGAAGCGGACGATTATCAGGCAGATGCCAGTGTGACCCGTCATCGTGGACAGGCGCTGGCAATCATGACGGCGGACTGTCTGCCCGTGTTGTTCTGTGATGACAAAGGGCTGGTCGTGGCAGGTGCCCATGCTGGCTGGCGGGGACTGTGTGCAGGCATACTGGAGGCCACCATTCAGGCCATGGCCGTCGCTCCGGTGTCGCTAATGGCGTGGCTTGGGCCTGCGATTGGGCCAGCTGCATTTGAAGTGGGAGATGAGGTGCGCGAAGCCTTTATTGCCCAGCAACGTGATGCTGCCGCAGCATTTGTACCGGGAGAGCTACCCGGGAAATGGCTGGCGGATATCTATCAGCTGGCACGACTACGTCTTCGTCTGGCAGGTATTGAGCGGATATACGGCGGTGAGTATTGCACGGTCAGTCAGCCTGAACTGTTTTACTCATACCGTCGTGACCGGCAGACCGGTCGTATGGCCTCGTTGATCTGGCTGGACTAA
- a CDS encoding TolC family protein gives MSNGRKLFSLSVIALLVSGCAVTSQPLSRVQSEQRVQQDLAQMFTDQEPVTAPISLHDAMARALKYNLEARLKVMEEALAQRQLDLSHFDMLPKMALAAGYSGRSNLSASSSLSVETGQQSLEPSTSLDNDRDVADLTMVWNVLDFGVSYVTAQQKSDQRWIAQERKRKVVHTIIQDVRSAYWRAAAAERLLSRIDGLIDRVNEARTTSQHMSAQQVGDPIEALSYQRALLDALRQLEEQRRALSLAKTELATLMNLPLGSTYTLAVPDDTNLPVPQLNVDFNKLEEVALVNRPELREQDYQVRISAAETRKSLLRMLPGLEIDAGGHYDSNSFLVNQSWADVGVKVTWNLFNLLSGPAARDAAKANEVVAKMQRQAMSLAVMAQLYVARANYNEALRQYKTSTELSGLDTQIADQLRNRYKANSIGELQLIQGELNALNAHLRQDLAYAELRNAYGQVFATVGLDPLPKMLKSDKVADISQALDQTEADWQQGKVEQLQSF, from the coding sequence GTGTCTAATGGCCGTAAGTTATTCAGCCTCAGTGTCATCGCCCTGCTGGTCAGCGGCTGTGCGGTGACCAGCCAGCCGCTCTCCCGGGTTCAGAGCGAACAGCGGGTGCAGCAGGATCTGGCACAGATGTTCACTGATCAGGAGCCGGTAACGGCTCCCATCTCTCTGCACGATGCCATGGCCCGTGCTCTCAAGTACAACCTGGAAGCCCGCCTGAAGGTGATGGAGGAGGCCCTTGCCCAGCGTCAGCTGGATCTGTCTCATTTTGATATGCTGCCGAAGATGGCGCTGGCCGCCGGTTATTCCGGCCGCAGCAATCTGAGTGCCTCCAGCAGTCTGAGCGTGGAGACCGGTCAGCAGTCGCTGGAGCCGTCCACCTCGCTGGATAACGACCGTGATGTGGCCGATCTGACCATGGTGTGGAACGTGCTGGACTTCGGCGTCAGTTATGTGACTGCCCAGCAGAAGTCGGATCAGCGCTGGATCGCGCAGGAGCGCAAGCGCAAGGTGGTGCATACCATCATTCAGGATGTGCGTTCAGCCTACTGGCGCGCCGCCGCGGCGGAACGTCTGCTGAGCAGGATCGACGGGCTGATTGACCGGGTGAATGAAGCGCGGACCACCAGCCAGCACATGAGTGCCCAGCAGGTCGGTGACCCTATCGAAGCACTGAGCTATCAGCGGGCGCTGCTGGATGCCCTGCGTCAGCTGGAAGAGCAACGCCGTGCGCTGTCACTGGCGAAGACCGAGCTGGCCACCCTGATGAATCTGCCACTGGGCTCCACCTATACGCTGGCGGTGCCGGATGATACGAACCTGCCAGTTCCCCAGCTGAACGTGGACTTTAACAAGCTGGAAGAGGTGGCGCTGGTCAACCGCCCGGAACTGCGTGAGCAGGATTATCAGGTCCGCATCAGTGCCGCCGAAACCCGCAAGTCGCTGCTACGGATGTTACCGGGACTGGAAATCGATGCCGGTGGCCATTACGACAGCAACTCTTTCCTGGTCAATCAGAGCTGGGCAGATGTCGGGGTGAAGGTGACCTGGAACCTGTTCAACCTGCTCTCGGGCCCGGCAGCGCGGGATGCCGCCAAAGCCAATGAGGTGGTGGCCAAAATGCAGCGTCAGGCCATGTCACTGGCGGTCATGGCGCAGCTCTATGTGGCCCGCGCCAACTATAATGAAGCCCTGCGTCAGTACAAAACCAGTACCGAGCTCAGTGGTCTGGATACCCAGATTGCTGATCAGCTGCGCAATCGCTACAAGGCCAACAGCATCGGGGAACTGCAGCTGATTCAGGGTGAGCTGAATGCGCTGAACGCGCATCTGCGCCAGGATCTGGCCTATGCCGAGCTGCGTAATGCTTACGGGCAGGTGTTCGCGACGGTGGGTCTGGACCCGCTGCCGAAGATGCTGAAGTCCGACAAGGTCGCGGATATCAGTCAGGCACTGGATCAGACGGAGGCCGACTGGCAGCAGGGGAAGGTGGAACAGCTGCAGTCGTTCTGA